The genomic DNA CGGATGGTTCGGACGAGGGCCCGGCCCAGCCGCCGGTTCAGCTCCGCCTGGAAGGCGGCCCGCCGGAGGCTCGCCTCCTGCGCCGCGGCCGCGTTCCGGGCCGAGAGAATGAGGGTTCCGGCCCGGAAGGCCTCCGCCCGGACATCCCGCTCTGTTCCATACAGAGCCTGCCATGCGGCTAGGACCTCCGCCTCCTCCAGCGCACCCATCACCCCCAGCCGCGCCGCGCAGGTACGCAGGAGCTCCCCCAGACGCACCGGGCCCTTCATCGCGCCCCCAGCTCCAGCACGTGCACCTCCCGGGCAGGCAGGTGGGAGCGGTCTGTGGCGGTGAAGATGGCCTGCGGACCCTCGGACAGCAGCCGCAGGAGCTCCTGGGTCCGCCGCGCGTCCAGCTCCGCCCCGGCATCGTCCAGGAGCATCACCGGGTCCTCTCCCGTCTCCTGCCGCACCACCTCCCGCTCCGCAAGCCGCAGGCTCAGGACCGCGGCCCGCTGCTGTCCCCTGGATCCGTATGCCCGCAGGGGAACCCCATCGAGGGTGATCTCCAGCTCGTCCCGGTGCGGCCCCGAGAGGGTCATGCCCCTGCGGTACTCCTCCCGGCGCTGACGGAACAGCATCGCCCGGGCTCTCTCCGGAAGGTCTTCCCCCAGTTCCCACGAAGGCCGATACACCACCCGGAGCACCCCCCCCGCCATAGGCCCTCCCACCTCGTGGACAATGGGCTCCAGACGGCTCACCAGCTCCGCCCGTCGCTCCGTGATGGCACACCCTACTTCCACCAGCTGCTCGTCCCACACCTCCAGCAGGTGCGGAGGGGCCTGGGCCCGCAGGAGGCGGTTGCGCTGTTGCACCACCCGGGTGTACCGCAAGAGGTTGTGGTAGTAGGAGGGGCTCAGCTGGCAGAGAAGCCCGTCCAGCAACCGTCTCCGGTACACGGAGGGCCCGTGTACCACCCCCGCGTCCTCTGGCCCAGCGAGAACCCGGACCGCGCGACCCAAAAGATCCCCCCGGTGCACCCGGTTTCCCTGCACCCGGATGGTCTTCAGCCCCGTCCGCTCCAGCCGTACTTCTACGGTGTGGATCCCATGCCGTCGCTCCAAGGTGGCCCGCACCAGGGCCCAGGGTGCGCCGAACCGGATAGCGTCCGCCTCCCGCACGGCCCTATGGCTGCGGCCCGTCACCACGAGGTCGATGGCTTCCAGCACGTTGGTCTTGCCCGCGCCGTTCGGGCCTACCAGGAGGTTGAGCCCGGGCGCGAACGCCAGTTCTGCGCGGGCGTAGTTCCGGAATTCAAGGAGAAAAAGCGTGCGCACCAGCATTCCCGCCCGCCCGCACCACCAGGACCCTTCCCCCTACCTCCACCACGTCCCCCGGACGGAGTACCCTTCCCCGCCGCCGTTCCACTTGACCGTTCACCCGGACCCACCCGGCCTGGATCCAGTACTTTGCCTCCCCCCCGCTGCGCACCACATGGGCCCACTTCAGGAAGGCTCCGAGGGCAATGGTGGGGGTTCGAATCGGCACCTCCTGCATCCTACCCGTACACCCGAACCGGAGCCAGGACGTAGACGTAGTCCTCGCTTCCCGCGGGGCGTAAGGCCCCTGGGGAGAGGGGACCTGTAAGCTCCAGCACCATCTCTCCGGTCTCTATGACGGCCAGGGCATCGAGGAGGTAACGGGCGTTGAAGGCCACCTCCATGGGCTCGCCCTCCAGCGCCACCTCCAGCTCCTCGTAGGCGGAGCCCACCTCCGGGGTGTTGGACTCCAGCCGCAGGACTCCCTCCCCGGCCCGGAACCGCACCACGCTCGCGGAATCCCGCGCGGTGATGGCTACCCGCCGCACCGCGGCCCGCAGCGCTTCCGTCCCCACCTGCACCCGCAGCTTCCACTCCCGGGGGATCACCTGCTCGTACTGAGGAAAGTTCCCCGCGATGAGCCGGGAGGTGAGCCGCACGTTCGGCAGGGTCACCACCACCTGTCCAGCACCCAGGGCGATCTCCACCTCCTCCTCCAAGCCCCCCAAGGCCCGATCCAGCTCCCGCATGGCCCGGGCGGGCACAATGGCGCTCATCTCCCCGGCTTCCGAGCTCAATCGGGCTCTCCGCAGGCTCAACCGGCCCCCATCCGTGGCCACCGCCCGGATCTCCCGTCCACTCGTCACCACGTACACCCCCGTGAGGAAGGGCCGGGTCTCGTCCGTGCTGGCCGCAAAGAGGGTGGACCGGATGAGGGTCCTGAGCAGTGGGGCCTGGATGGAGCAGATGGGCTTTGCCTCCTCCTGCGGACCCCGGGGGAAGTCCGAGGCCGGAAGGCCCAAGAGCTCGAACGCCCCTCGTCCGCACCGGATGTACCCGGTGGTGGATCCCTCGGGCACCTCCAGCTCCACCGTCGAGGGGGGTAGAGCTCCCACGATCTCCCCCACCAAGCGCGCGGGCAACGCCACGCTGCCCGGTCGGTCCACGTGGGCGGGCAAGGCGGTGCGCATGGCGATCTCCAGATCCGTGGCCGAGATCTCCAGCTGCGCGTCCGTAGCCTCGAACAGCAGATAGGAAAGGATGGGCAGGGTGGTGCGGGTGCTCACCGCCCTCTGGACGAGGTGCACGCCCTGCTCAAGAACTCCCTGCTCGCACGAAACCCTCATGGTTCTCGTTCCTCCGGGCTCAAGCTGGAAGTTCAAAAGATTTTGTCGTCATCGTCGTCGGCCCTGTGGAGAACGGGGAAAAGCGCCGAAACCATTGTACGACGCAGCCCCAGAAGGGGCACAGGATGTGGACTTCGGAAGGTACTGCCCGTGGACAGAGGGAGCGCACGGGGCGGCCGGAGAGGAGGCGTGTGGACAACCCAGGAGCGGCTCACAGCTTGTGCACAGGTTTTGGGGAATTGCGCAGCTGCTGCACGATCCGGTCTACTTGAGCGGCCAGGTAGGGATCCTTGCGCAGCTCTTCCCGCACGCGCTCGCATGCATGGAGCACGGTGGTGTGATCCCGGCCCCCGAACTCCTCTCCGATGCGGGGGAGGGAGGAGTCTGTGAGCTCCCGGGCAAGGTACATGGCCAGCTGCCGCGGGAAGGCGACGCCCTTGGTACGCCGCCGTGCCTTCATGTCCTCGAATCGAATGCCGAACTGCTCCGCCACCACCCGCTGGATGGCCTCGATGGTAATGGGCTGGGGGCGGTCGTCCGGAAGGATGTCCCGGAGGACCTCCCGGGCAAGCTGCAGGGTGACGGGCACCCGGGTGAGGGTGGCGTAGGCCACCACCCGCACCAGGGCGCCTTCCAGCTCCCGGATGTTGGAGGTAAAGTGCTGCGCGATGAACTCCGTTACCTCGTCCGGGACGCTCATCCGCTCCAGCTCCGCCTTCTTGCGGAGAATGGCCACCCGGGTCTCGTAGTCGGGGGGCTGCACATCCGCGATGAGCCCCCAGCTGAACCGGCTCCGGAGCCGCTCCTCCAGGGTGTGGATGTCCTTTGGCGGTCGGTCCGAGGTGAGGATGATCTGCTTGCCTGCCTCGTGCAGGGCGTTGAAGGTGTGGAAGAACTCCTCCTGGGTGCTGGGCTTGCCTGCGATGAACTGGATGTCGTCGATGAGCAGGACGTCCACGCTCCGGTAGCGGCGACGGAGGTCCTCCGTCCGGCCGCCCTGGATGGCGCTGATGACCTCGTTGGTGAACTTTTCGCCCGTGCAGTAGAACACCCGGATCTCCCGGCCGCTGCGGAGGAGGTGATGGGCGATGGCCTGGAGGAGGTGGGTCTTGCCGAGTCCCACGCCCCCGTAGATGAACAGGGGATTGTAGGCCCGGGCGGGCGCCTCCGCCACAGCCAGGGCCGCCGCGTGGGCGAACCGGTTTCCACTTCCCACCACAAAGGTCTCGAAGGTGTAGCGGGGGGAGAGGGGCATGCCCTCAAACCGGGCCCGGGGGGAGGCTGTGGGCCGGGGTTCCTCAGTTGGGCCGTCCTCCGTGATCACCAAGCGGAGCCCCAGGCGGCGGCCCACCAGGCGGGAGAGCTCCTCCTCCAGCAGGGGCTGGTAGCGCTCCTCCACCCACTGTTTGGCGAGGAGGTTGGGCACCCCTAGCAGGAGGGCGTCCTCCTCCAGGCTCAGGGGCTTGGCGCTCTTGAGGAACAACTCCAGGCCGGGCCCCGGCCGCGCGATCCGTTCCTGGAGCCGTCCGAGGGCCTCCTGCCAGAGATGGCGCGCGTGGTCCTCCCTCGCCTTCATGCTCCTCCTCCGGCTTTGAAGACCTTATCGAGGTACCGGACGCCCTCCTCCGTGAGGGTGCGCCGGCCGCCCGCGTGCGATTGGACGAGCCCCATCTCCTCGAGGGCCGCGAGTTCCCGGTACGCGGTGCTCAGGCTGATATCCAGCTCCCGGGCCACGGTGGTGGGTCCGGCGCTACCGAACTCCGCCACCAGCAACAGCACCCGCCCCTGCCGCTCCGTGAGCCGGGGCTCGGCCCGCTCCCCAGGCCGAGGAGCGGGCCGGGGGGGGTTCATCTGAAGGGTCACCACCGTCCCGCCGTTGAGGTTGTCCTCGATGGAGATCATTCCGCCCAGGAAGCTCAACTGCTCCCGGGCGATGGGGAGCCCGCTTCCCACCCCCCGGATGTACTTCCGCATGGTGGCCGTGGCCGTGGTAAACCCGGGCTGCATGGCCTTCTCCTTGTCCCGAATGCCCGGGCCCTGGTCCGAGATCCGGATGGTGTTTCCGTCCTCGCTGATGGTGATCACCGCGTTCTTGAAGTGCGCGTGGATCAGGTTCTCCACGATCTCCCGGATCACCACGAAGGGGATGCGGCTGCCCCGCCGCTGCGCGTGCTCGTAGGTGGCCGCGGCCAGCTTCCCCACGAGTTCGTGGAAGTCGTCGCTGGAGAGGGAGATCACCCGGGGCTCCGCGAGGGGGGAGTCGTAGATGGCAAGGCGCACCTCCGGAGTCCCCTCGGGCTCTGCCCTCCCCTCCTGCTCCCGGATGATCTGGTCCAGCAACTCCCGCAGCGACATTCCACTCACCCCGATGGCGAGAGGGATCAATTGCACGACCCCTGGCCGATTCCTCCTCCTCGACCTCCCCGCAGCTCCCTTTCGCCCCTTTCCACCGGGATTCTTCCCTTGTTGGGGAAGGCTCTCAAAAAGGCCTCGAAAACCACGCCAGGCCGACCCGAAAACGAGGCCTTCCCTTCCCCCACCACCGCCCGTGACCGTAATGGTATCGCGCCTGCCGGAAGTTATCCACAACCCGTGAAAAACCTGTTGATAATCCTCCTCCCACCGGCCCGCCTCCCCGCTCCCGAGGCGGTTGGGGAGCGGGGGTGGGATCCGTCTGGCCCAAGCCACGGGGTCCGGGCGCCCCGAAAAGTTGTGGAAAACTGCTGGTTTGTCCACAGGCTGTCCACAGACCGGGGAGTCCGGGGATGCTATACTAGGCGGGGCTCGCGTGGGGTGAGGGGAGGCATGACGCAGGACCAGGAGGGTATCCTTGAAGCGGACGTACCAGCCAAAGCGTCGGAAGCGCAAGCGGACCCACGGGTTCCTGGTACGGATGCGCACGCCCGGGGGCCGGAACGTCCTCAAGCGCAGGCGGCAGAAGGGGCGCAAGCGGCTGACCGCGTAAGGACCCCTCCTTGCGGGCGGCGGAGCCCCTGGCCTACTCTCCGGACCCGGCAGGAGTTCCAGGCGGTGTACATGGAAGGGGAGCGGCACGGAGGGATCCTGGTGGTGGTCTACCGCCGGGTGCGGCCCGGGCCCACACGGGTGGGAATTTCCGTGGGACGCAAACTCGGAAAGGCGGTCGTGCGCAACCGGATCCGACGCAGGATCCGGGAGATCCTGAGGCTCTTGCCCCTGCGGCCCGACCAGGAAGTGGTGGTAGTGGCCCGCAGCCAGGCAGCCCAGGCCAGTTGGGAGGGGCTGCGCGCGGAGCTGGTGGGGCTGTTGGATGCCAGCGGCGCCCTGACAGGGACGGGGCTCCGGGAGGGCACGTGGTGCGGCTCGTAGGGAAGCTGCTGGTCCTCGGGATCCGGGCCTACCAGCGCCTGATCTCGCCCCTCCTGCCCCGCACGTGCCGGTTTGTGCCCTCGTGCTCGGAGTACGCGGCACAGGCCATCCAGGCCCACGGTCCCCTCCGGGGGACCTGGCTCGCCCTGCGCCGCCTGAGTCGCTGCCACCCCTTCCATCCTGGGGGATACGATCCCGTGCCCTAGCACCGGGCAGGAGGAGAACGGTGTTCGGATGGCTCGTGGCACAGCTCAATCATGCCCTTCAGTTCTTCTACGGGATCACGGGCTCTTACGGATGGGCCATCATCCTCCTCACCCTCGCGGTGAAACTGGTCCTCCACCCCCTTACCCGGAAGCAGCTGCGCTCCATGAAGGAGATGCAGAAGCTCCAGCCCCACATCCAGGCCCTCCAGCGGAAGTACCGAGACGATCCCCAGCGGCTCAACCGGGAGATGATGGACCTGTACCGGGCCCATGGGGTGAACCCCTTCGGAGGGTGTCTGCCCATGCTCCTGCAGATGCCCGTGCTGTTCGCCCTGTATCAGGTGCTCAGCACTCCCGCTCACTTCGTCTCCCGCACCGGGGAGGTCCTCAAGACCGTCCCCTTTGGGCCCTGGGATCTCCTGGTACACCCCATCACCGTGCTGGCGGATCCCGGGAAATACGGGATCGCCGCGGCGGTGGCCTACGCCCTCGTGCCCGTGCTCATCGGCGCCAGCACCTACTTCCAGCAGCGGGTTTCCGTGACAGATCCCCAGCAATCCCGCATGTTCCTGTTCATGCCGTTCCTCATCGGCTACTTCAGCTTGAACTTCCCGGTGGGACTGTCCCTGTACTGGTTCGTGTCCACGGTGGCGTACGTGGCCGAATACCTGTCCGTGGTGGGGCTTCCGAAGTCCCAAAAAAGACCGCAGGGGGAGGCCCCGGCCGGTGGTCGCCGGAGGCGGAAGAGCGCGGAAGCGGAGGTCAGGGGAACGTGAGGGAGTTCATCGGATCCGGTCGTACCGTGGAGGAGGCCATCGAAGCCGCACTGCGCATGTCCGGGCTTTCCCGGGAGGAGGCGGAGATCGAGGTCCTGGATGAGGGCTCCAGGGGGTTCCTGGGGTTCGGAGGGAGGGAGGCGAGGGTTCGGGTGGTGCCGAAGGGCACCACGGCCCCGGAGGCGGATCGGGCCGCGGAGATCGCCCAGACCCTCCTGCGACATATGGGGCTGCAGGGCACGGTGCGGGCGCGGCAGTTGGAGCAAGGAGTGGCGGTGGAGGTAGAGGGGGAGGACCTCGCGGCCCTCATCGGGCGCCACGGGAGGGGCTTGCAGGCCTTTGAGGCGGTGCTGTCGCTCCTGGTGCACCGTGCGGTGGGACGGGCGGTACCCGTGGAGGTGGACGCGGCGGGGTACCGGGAGCGCCGCCGGGCCTCCCTGGTGGCCATGGCGCAGCGGGCTGCCCAGCGGGCAGTGCGGGAGGGCCGGGCTGTCCACCTCCCGCCCATGGATCCCAAAGAGCGGCGGATCGTGCACACGGCCCTGGCCTCCCACCCTGAGGTGACCACCCACAGCGAGGGGGAGGGTAAGGACCGCCACGTGGTGGTGGAACCCCGGAAGCGGTCCCGGCCGCGGGGAAGGCGGCCGATCCGCAGACCGCGGACCACGCCGCATGACGCTTGAGGAAGCCGCGGCTGCCCTGGGTCTGGCGTTGGACGGGCCGCAGCTCCGCCGCCTGGAGCGACACCTGGATCTCGTAATGGCCTGGAACGTGCGGGTGGACCTAGTGGCTCCCGCGTCCCGGGAGGAACTGATGAAGCGGCACCTGCTCGATAGCCTGCTCCTCCTCGTCATGGCCGATCCCCCTCGTGAATCGTGGGTGGCGGATGTGGGCAGCGGGGCTGGGTTTCCGGGCCTCGTGTGGGCCATCGCCAGGCCCGATCTCCGGTTAGTCCTACTCGAACCCCGACAGAGGCGGGCCGCATTCCTGGAGCGGGCGGTCCTGGAACTCCAGGTACCCCGGGTGGAGGTGGTGGCCCGGAGGGCGGAGGAGGCGGCCCAGATGCCCGAACACCACCTTCGATACCACCTCGTGGTGGCCCGGGCCGTGGCTCCCCCCCTCGCGGTCCGGGAACTCGCGCAGGGCCTCGTGCGACCGGATGGACGGATTTTCATCCCCCTGGGGCCGGAGGCGGAAACCCCGAAGGGAGGAGAGGTGGTAGAGCGGGAGATCCCCTGGGCCCCGGGAAGGATCCGGCGGGCCGTGGTATTTCCCGAGAAATCATGGCGGCCGTCTTAGCGGTGGTGAACCAGAAAGGCGGGGTGGGGAAATCCACCACGGCCCTCAACCTCTCCGCGGCCCTGGCTCGCAGGGGACGCAGGGTCCTGCTGGTGGACCTGGATCCCCAGGGCAACGCTACAAGCGGCCTCGGGATCCCCAAGGAGGGGCTCCGGTCCTCCGTATACGACGTCCTCCTCCGGCGCCTTCCCCTCCGGGCCGTGCTGCTCCCCACCGCGGTGGACGGCCTGGAGGTGGCCCCCAGCACCGTGGAGCTCGCGGGCGCGGAGGTGGAGCTCGCCACGGAGGTGGACCGGGAGGGGAGGCTCCGGGAGGCCCTGGAGGGCCTACGGGACCGCTACGATCTCGTGGCGGTGGATTGTCCCCCGTCCCTGGGGCTGCTGACCCTCAACGCCCTGGTGGCCGCGGACCAAGCCCTCTTGCCCATCCAGTGCGAGTACTACGCCCTCGAGGGCCTCTCCCTGCTCCTGCGCACCCTGGAACTCGTCCGGGAGTCCCTGAATCCGCAGCTCCGCGTGGGAGGGGTAGTGCTCACCATGTACGATCCGCGCACCAAGCTCAGCGAGCAGGTGGCCCGGGAGGTGCGGGCCTTCTTCGGGGGGGAGGTTTTCCGGACCGTGATCCCGCGCACCGTGCGGCTCGCGGAGGCTCCCAGCCATGGGCAACCCATCTTCCTGTACGATCCCCACTCCCGGGGCGCGGCCGCCTACGACGCTCTGGCGGAGGAGGTGGCGGAGCGGCTGTGGGGGGAGGGCAAGGATGGGTGAGCGGCAGAGAAGGGGGCTCGGAAAAGGACTGGGGGCCCTTATCCCGGGGGCCGGAGGGGTAGCGCGCGGGGAACCCGTGGAGCTCCTGCCCCTGGAACGGATCCGACCCAGCCGGGTCCAGCCCCGTCAGGAGATCTCCCCGGAATCCCTGGAGGAGCTCGTGGCCTCCATCCGGACGCACGGGGTCCTGCAGCCCGTCCTGGTGCGGCCTGTGGGAGGGGAGTACGAGCTGGTGGCCGGGGAGCGGCGGTGGCGGGCTGCGGTTCTGGCGGGCCTGGAGCGGATCCCGGCCCTGGTGCGCCCCCTCTCGGACGCCCAGGCCCTTCAGGTAGCCCTGGTGGAGAACCTCCAGCGGGAGGACCTGAACCCCGTGGAGCGGGCCCGGGCCTTCCACCGCTTGCTGAACGAGTTCGGGCTCACCCAGCGGCAGGTGGCGGAGGCGGTGGGCCTGAGCCAGCCCGCGGTGGCGAATGCCCTGCGCCTGCTCACCCTGCCCGAGCCCATCCTCCGCAGCCTCGAGGAAGGTCGACTATCGGAGGCCCACGGCCGGCTGCTCCTCACCGTGGAGGACCCGGCCGTCCGGAAGCGGCTGTGGCGGGCCGCGCTGGAGCAGGGGTTATCGGTTCGGGCCCTGGAGGAGCGCATCGCCCTGGAAGGCCATAAGCGGCCCAGACCCCAGGGCTCCCGCCGGATGGACCCCGATGTGGAGGCGGTGCTGGAGGCCTTGCGGGAGAAGTTCCAAACCCAGGTACGGATCCGGCGGGGGCGGCGCAAGGGGGTCCTGGAGATGGAGTTCTACTCGGAAGAGGATCTGGCCCGGCTCTGCGACCTCCTCCTGGGCGGTCCTGCCTAGGGTATTTCTCGAGAAATATCTTGGGAGGGAGCTGTGCGCGCGGACCTAGAGCGGCTCATGGTGGAACGGGGCTACGATGCCCTGGTGGGCATGGGGGGGAGTGAGGACCCGAATCTGTTCTACGTGATGCGCGGGGCCCCCATCTACGCGGGAGCCCTCTACATCCACCGCCGGGGGCACCCCCCGGTTCTCTGCCACGGCACCATGGAGCGGGGGGAGGCGGAGAAGACCGGGCTACGGACCCGCAACCTGGGTCTCTACAACTTCAAGCAGATGCTCGAAGAGGCGGGCGGGGACTTCTTGCGGGCCCACGTGGCCCTTCTGCGGAGGGTATTCGAGGAGGAGGGCGTGCGGGGCCGGGTGCTCTTTTTCGGGCAGATGGACCGGGGGGCCGCCTACCTCCTGCTGCGGGCCATCGCGGAGGGGATTCCTGGAATCGAGGTGGTGGGGGAGTACGACCGCCCCTTGGTGACCGTGGCCCGCATGACCAAGGAACCCGAGGAGATCGAGGCTATCCGCCGGACAGGGGAGGCTACGGGGCGGGTGGTGCAGAAGGTGGCGGGTTTCCTCCGCACCCTCCGATCTCGTGGTGATCGCCTCGTCCAGGAGAACGGGGAGCCCGTGACCATCGGAGAAGTGAAGCGGCGGATCCGGATGTGGCTCGCGGAGGAAGGGCTACAGGACACCGGGACCATCTTCAGCCAAGGCCGGGACGCTGGTTTACCGCACTCCCGGGGGGAGGATGGCCAGTTCCTCCGGCCCGGGCAGCCCCTGGTCCTCGACATCTTCCCCAGGCCCGCGGGGGGCGGGTACTGCTTCGACATGACCCGGACATGGGTGGTGGGAAAGCCGTCGGAGCGGTTGCGGCAGGTGTACCGGGATGTGCTGGAGTGCTACCACGCGGTGGTGAAGCATCTCGGGCCCGGGGTTTCCTGTCGGGAGCTGCAGCAGCGGGCGTGTGCCTTCTTCGAGGAGAGGGGACATCCCACCGTGGGCTCGGATCCCACCACCCAGGTGGGCTACGTGCACTCCCTGGGCCATGGGTTGGGGCTCGAGGTACACGAGCTCCCGCGGCTTGCGGACTTCCCGGGGAACGAGGATGTGCTGGAGCCTGGGATGGTGTTCACAGTGGAGCCCGGCCTTTACTATCCCGAGGAGGGCATCGGGGTCCGGCTGGAGGACACCTGGGCTTTGGATGCGGAGGGAAGGCCGTTAAACCTCGGGGGCTATCCCATGGACTTAGTGATCTCGGGGGAGGAGGTATGAACCGGGAGGAAGCCTGGGCGCTGGTGTGCGAGTGGGTGCAGAATCCGAACCTGCGCAAGCACCTGCGGGCGGTGGAGGCGGCCATGCGGACTTATGCCCGGAGATTCGGGGAGGACGAGGAGGCGTGGGGGATCGTGGGTCTCCTGCACGACCTGGACTACGAGCGACACCCCTCTCTGGAGGAGCACCCCTTCGTGGCCGCAGAGGAGCTGCGGCGGCGCGGGGTCCCAGAGCCGTGGGTGCGGGCCGTGCTGGCGCACGGGGATCACACCGGCGTGAAGCGGGAGACCCCCATGGAGCGGGCCCTGTTCGCCTGCGACGAGATGGTGGGGTTCGTGATCGCGGTGGCTCTGGTGAAGGGGAGATCCCTCCAGAAGGTGGATCCGGACTCCGTGCGCCGGAAGATGAAGGACAAGGCCTTTGCCCGGGCCGTGCGGCGGGAGGACTTGGTGCGGGGCGCGGAGGAGCTGGGGGTTCCTCTGGACGAGCACATCGCCACGGTGGTGGAGGCCCTGCGGTCCATCGCTCCCGAGCTGGGGCTAGAAGGCTAACTTCACCGGTCCAGCCAGGCATCCGCAGGCCGCCAGAGCAATCCCTTCCACTGGAGGTGGAAGGTGTCCCGCACATACCGCTGCAGCACGTACATGGCGCCAGAGTGCACCACGGGGATGAGGTCCGCCTCCCGGATGAGCAAGCGGTTGAGCCGCCGCATCTTCACCACCTCCGGGGTCCGGGTCTTCCGGGCCTCGTGGTAGGCCTGCTCCAGGCCCGCGGGCCGCTTCCAGCTGGCGAAGGCTAAGGGGCCGAAGAAGTGGGTGCCCAGGGTATCGACGAGGTCGGCCT from Armatimonadota bacterium includes the following:
- a CDS encoding protein jag, whose product is MREFIGSGRTVEEAIEAALRMSGLSREEAEIEVLDEGSRGFLGFGGREARVRVVPKGTTAPEADRAAEIAQTLLRHMGLQGTVRARQLEQGVAVEVEGEDLAALIGRHGRGLQAFEAVLSLLVHRAVGRAVPVEVDAAGYRERRRASLVAMAQRAAQRAVREGRAVHLPPMDPKERRIVHTALASHPEVTTHSEGEGKDRHVVVEPRKRSRPRGRRPIRRPRTTPHDA
- a CDS encoding DNA replication/repair protein RecF, yielding MLVRTLFLLEFRNYARAELAFAPGLNLLVGPNGAGKTNVLEAIDLVVTGRSHRAVREADAIRFGAPWALVRATLERRHGIHTVEVRLERTGLKTIRVQGNRVHRGDLLGRAVRVLAGPEDAGVVHGPSVYRRRLLDGLLCQLSPSYYHNLLRYTRVVQQRNRLLRAQAPPHLLEVWDEQLVEVGCAITERRAELVSRLEPIVHEVGGPMAGGVLRVVYRPSWELGEDLPERARAMLFRQRREEYRRGMTLSGPHRDELEITLDGVPLRAYGSRGQQRAAVLSLRLAEREVVRQETGEDPVMLLDDAGAELDARRTQELLRLLSEGPQAIFTATDRSHLPAREVHVLELGAR
- a CDS encoding ParA family protein; its protein translation is MAAVLAVVNQKGGVGKSTTALNLSAALARRGRRVLLVDLDPQGNATSGLGIPKEGLRSSVYDVLLRRLPLRAVLLPTAVDGLEVAPSTVELAGAEVELATEVDREGRLREALEGLRDRYDLVAVDCPPSLGLLTLNALVAADQALLPIQCEYYALEGLSLLLRTLELVRESLNPQLRVGGVVLTMYDPRTKLSEQVAREVRAFFGGEVFRTVIPRTVRLAEAPSHGQPIFLYDPHSRGAAAYDALAEEVAERLWGEGKDG
- the dnaN gene encoding DNA polymerase III subunit beta — encoded protein: MRVSCEQGVLEQGVHLVQRAVSTRTTLPILSYLLFEATDAQLEISATDLEIAMRTALPAHVDRPGSVALPARLVGEIVGALPPSTVELEVPEGSTTGYIRCGRGAFELLGLPASDFPRGPQEEAKPICSIQAPLLRTLIRSTLFAASTDETRPFLTGVYVVTSGREIRAVATDGGRLSLRRARLSSEAGEMSAIVPARAMRELDRALGGLEEEVEIALGAGQVVVTLPNVRLTSRLIAGNFPQYEQVIPREWKLRVQVGTEALRAAVRRVAITARDSASVVRFRAGEGVLRLESNTPEVGSAYEELEVALEGEPMEVAFNARYLLDALAVIETGEMVLELTGPLSPGALRPAGSEDYVYVLAPVRVYG
- a CDS encoding RNA-binding S4 domain-containing protein — its product is MQEVPIRTPTIALGAFLKWAHVVRSGGEAKYWIQAGWVRVNGQVERRRGRVLRPGDVVEVGGRVLVVRAGGNAGAHAFSP
- a CDS encoding YidC/Oxa1 family membrane protein insertase, with the protein product MFGWLVAQLNHALQFFYGITGSYGWAIILLTLAVKLVLHPLTRKQLRSMKEMQKLQPHIQALQRKYRDDPQRLNREMMDLYRAHGVNPFGGCLPMLLQMPVLFALYQVLSTPAHFVSRTGEVLKTVPFGPWDLLVHPITVLADPGKYGIAAAVAYALVPVLIGASTYFQQRVSVTDPQQSRMFLFMPFLIGYFSLNFPVGLSLYWFVSTVAYVAEYLSVVGLPKSQKRPQGEAPAGGRRRRKSAEAEVRGT
- the dnaA gene encoding chromosomal replication initiator protein DnaA translates to MKAREDHARHLWQEALGRLQERIARPGPGLELFLKSAKPLSLEEDALLLGVPNLLAKQWVEERYQPLLEEELSRLVGRRLGLRLVITEDGPTEEPRPTASPRARFEGMPLSPRYTFETFVVGSGNRFAHAAALAVAEAPARAYNPLFIYGGVGLGKTHLLQAIAHHLLRSGREIRVFYCTGEKFTNEVISAIQGGRTEDLRRRYRSVDVLLIDDIQFIAGKPSTQEEFFHTFNALHEAGKQIILTSDRPPKDIHTLEERLRSRFSWGLIADVQPPDYETRVAILRKKAELERMSVPDEVTEFIAQHFTSNIRELEGALVRVVAYATLTRVPVTLQLAREVLRDILPDDRPQPITIEAIQRVVAEQFGIRFEDMKARRRTKGVAFPRQLAMYLARELTDSSLPRIGEEFGGRDHTTVLHACERVREELRKDPYLAAQVDRIVQQLRNSPKPVHKL
- a CDS encoding DUF721 domain-containing protein — protein: MKGPVRLGELLRTCAARLGVMGALEEAEVLAAWQALYGTERDVRAEAFRAGTLILSARNAAAAQEASLRRAAFQAELNRRLGRALVRTIRVVQGTRN
- a CDS encoding ATP-binding protein; translated protein: MQLIPLAIGVSGMSLRELLDQIIREQEGRAEPEGTPEVRLAIYDSPLAEPRVISLSSDDFHELVGKLAAATYEHAQRRGSRIPFVVIREIVENLIHAHFKNAVITISEDGNTIRISDQGPGIRDKEKAMQPGFTTATATMRKYIRGVGSGLPIAREQLSFLGGMISIEDNLNGGTVVTLQMNPPRPAPRPGERAEPRLTERQGRVLLLVAEFGSAGPTTVARELDISLSTAYRELAALEEMGLVQSHAGGRRTLTEEGVRYLDKVFKAGGGA
- the rsmG gene encoding 16S rRNA (guanine(527)-N(7))-methyltransferase RsmG; amino-acid sequence: MTLEEAAAALGLALDGPQLRRLERHLDLVMAWNVRVDLVAPASREELMKRHLLDSLLLLVMADPPRESWVADVGSGAGFPGLVWAIARPDLRLVLLEPRQRRAAFLERAVLELQVPRVEVVARRAEEAAQMPEHHLRYHLVVARAVAPPLAVRELAQGLVRPDGRIFIPLGPEAETPKGGEVVEREIPWAPGRIRRAVVFPEKSWRPS
- the rpmH gene encoding 50S ribosomal protein L34, which codes for MKRTYQPKRRKRKRTHGFLVRMRTPGGRNVLKRRRQKGRKRLTA
- a CDS encoding ParB/RepB/Spo0J family partition protein gives rise to the protein MGERQRRGLGKGLGALIPGAGGVARGEPVELLPLERIRPSRVQPRQEISPESLEELVASIRTHGVLQPVLVRPVGGEYELVAGERRWRAAVLAGLERIPALVRPLSDAQALQVALVENLQREDLNPVERARAFHRLLNEFGLTQRQVAEAVGLSQPAVANALRLLTLPEPILRSLEEGRLSEAHGRLLLTVEDPAVRKRLWRAALEQGLSVRALEERIALEGHKRPRPQGSRRMDPDVEAVLEALREKFQTQVRIRRGRRKGVLEMEFYSEEDLARLCDLLLGGPA
- the yidD gene encoding membrane protein insertion efficiency factor YidD; its protein translation is MVRLVGKLLVLGIRAYQRLISPLLPRTCRFVPSCSEYAAQAIQAHGPLRGTWLALRRLSRCHPFHPGGYDPVP